GAAGGCTGGCTGGTACAGCGCTGAGACATCCGGCTGGGGTGGTGCTGTGCAGTTGCAGGGCAAGGAGCTGAGCACCAACAACCTGCTGGATCTGGAGGCGGCTCTGGCCACGGTGCGTGAATTCGGTTACGGCAGCGGGGGACTGCATCCCGCCAGTCGTGCTGCTGCGGTGGTGGTCAAGCACACCAATCCCTGTGGTGTGGCCGTTGGTGATGGCACAGCTACGGCGCTCACCCGTGCGTTGGATGCCGATCGGGTCAGTGCCTTCGGCGGCATCGTGGCTTTGAACGGGTGTGTGGATGCTGCCGCAGCCAAGGAACTCACCAGTCTGTTCCTGGAGTGCGTCGTCGCCCCTTCGTTTGCACCTGAGGCCCGCGAGATCCTGTCGGCCAAGGGCAACCTGCGCTTGCTGGAGCTGGCTCCCGAAGCCATTGATGCGGCTGGGCGCGATCACGTCCGCAGCATTCTTGGCGGAGTGCTCGTTCAGGACCTTGATGACGAACTGGTCACACCTGACGACTGGACCGTGGCCACCGACCGTGCGCCCACGGCGACGGAGCGGGACGATCTCTGCTTCGCCTGGCAGCTGGTGCGACATGTGCGCTCCAATGCGATCGTCGTGGCACGCGATGGTCAGAGCCTCGGGGTGGGAGCCGGCCAGATGAACCGGGTGGGTTCGGCCCGAATTGCTCTCGAGGCTGCTGGCGCTCGGGCCAAAGGTGCTGTTTTGGCCAGTGATGGATTCTTCCCGTTCGATGACACGGTTCGCCTGGCCGCTGAACACGGCATCACCGCTGTGATTCATCCCGGTGGCAGCAAGCGAGATGACGATTCAATTCGGGCTTGCAACGAACTGGGCGTGGCCATGCTCCTGACGGGACGCCGCCATTTCCTGCATTGACGCGATCATTGCTGCGCTCGCCCGGGCATCAGCCCGGGGTGTTGCAGTTCTAGGGTCATTGAAATCCATGTGATCTTTGATGCCTGCGACCCTGTCTTTTGGCCTCAACTTCGTTCATCCCTTGATGATGTGGTCGCTGCTCGCCGCAGGCGGTTACGCCATGTATCTGGGCATCAAGGCCAAAAAGGTCCGAACCGGCACGGCCGAACAACGCAAGGCGTTGCTGCCCGGAAAGTTTGCTCAGCGCCATTACCTCTGGGGCAGTGCCCTGCTTGCCTTCATGGTGTTCGGCACCATCGGCGGCATGGCCGTCACCTACCTCAATAACGGCAAGCTCTTTGTCGGCCCCCACCTGCTGGTGGGCCTGGCGATGACCGCCATGATCGCTGGCGCTGCTGCATTGTCCCCATTGATGCAACGCGGCAATCTGATTGCCCGCAAGGCTCACGTCGGACTGAATATGGGCCTGCTCACCTTGTTCCTCTGGCAGGCGGTCAGCGGTATGGAGATTCTCAACCGCATCTGGGAAAACCGCTGATTCAGTTCATCTGCTGAGGTTTCAGTGCAGAAACCCCCTTCATCGATGGAGGGGGTTTTTTGATGGCGTTGATGATGCAGGGATCAACTCAGTTGGCGGCTAAGTGGTCTCGAGGCCGTTGAAGAGCTCTTGGTGCACCGCAAAGGTGTGATAAAGCGATGTGCCATCTTCCGGCTGAAGCTTCCGGCCATCGCAGGTGTAAGCGATGGAACAGACGAGATTTCCATGCCAGGCGATGTGGTCATCACTGTGTGACTGAGACCAAGACATCATTTCTGCAAAATCAATTGCGAGGTGCGCCCCGATTTTTGTGCAGGCTTTGCAGAGTTTGTAGAGGGCAGGAGGCTTTGAAGCTAGTGAGAGTGACTGCCTCAAAGACAATTCATTGAACACACCGGTGTAGCGGATGTAGTCAATGATTTCCGTTTCATCATCGCTGAGATCGGCCTTCAGCAACGCCGCTTCAAACCGTTCTGGATCGAGGCTGGGTCTGGGCGCGACCGACATGGGCAATCAGAAGGCGGCCCGACGCCGGGGGGGACATGCCAACCCGTGGCTGGCATGAAAGTCTTCCTGGACTTTCCAGGTGAGTCGACGAGAAATCTGGCGCACGATTTGGCGGAGCAGATGATCGCCGCTGGATTGGACCAGACGGTCGGGAAGCATGGTGATCACGCGAGGCAAGGCCACCCAGACCGTCAGATCCAGAGTCCAGCTCACCCAGGTCTGCGCGAGGCCTGAGGGATCCAGCTGATCATTCACCAACCCAAGGCTGGCCTGGAAGTCAACGTCGTACAACTTGGCCAGGCTGGGATCAAGATCCGGCAGCGCTACCGTCTCGATGGCGTATTGGTCGTTGTCCCGGGGCAGCAGACGCAAGCCGATGGTCGGCTCCACCTCGAATCCGAAGTTGCCGAAACGTCCCAGGGTGAGGGCATAGGCCTGGGCGTCGATAGCTTCCACGTCCATGGGAGCGGCGCAACGACGAAACCAGCCTTCGTGTTGATCGAGATAAGCCGAGACCGTCTGGGGATCAGCCCGCATTTCCATGCGGTCACTGAAGTGACTGCGGTAGCAGCGCACCTGGGGGTCTTGGTCCTGGCGAGAGCGCAGGGTATCGGCTGATGGTCTCGACAAGAGCAGCACGGATGGGAGTCCCTGGCGGGTCAGTCGCACAAGGTGAACTAATGTAAAGCGCTTGGGTCGTCAGTTCTCATCGCTGAGCGCAATCAAGCGTTGGATCACGTGTTCCACCACGCGATCGGGTGTGGATGCACCCGAGGTGATGCCCACGTTGATGGGGCCACTGGGTAAGAAGTTGTGGTCGCGGGTCAGGTCCTCGCCCAGTGGTTTGTGCTCAATGCTGTTGTCTTCGCTGATCCGTTCCGGCGTGTCGATGTGGAAGGAGCGAATGCCGCGACTGATCGCGATTTCCTGCAAGTGGGTGGTGTTGGAGGAGTTGTAGCCGCCGATCACGACCATCAGGTCCAAGGGTTCATCCACGAGCGAGAACATGGCGTCCTGGCGCTCCTGGGTCGCATCGCAGATGGTGTTGAAGGCCAGAAAGTGTTCGTTTAGCTGAGTCGGGCCGAACTTGCTGAGCATCGTTCGCTCGAACAGCCTGCCGATTTCCTCGGTTTCACGTTTGAGCATCGTGGTCTGATTGGCCACTCCCAGGCGTTCCAGATCGCGGTCGGGGTCAAACCCAGGTGAGCAGGCCTTGGAGAAGCGGGCCATGAAGCTGGAGCGCTCGCCTTTGCCAAGGATGTAGTCGGCAACAATCTGGGCTTCCTCCAGATCAAGAACCACGAGGTAAGTCCCGGCGAACGAACTGGTGGCCAGTGTCTCCTCATGCTTCACCTTGCCGTGAATGATCGAGGTGAACGTGTGCTTCTTGTGTTTCTCGACGGTGTTCCACACCTTCGACACCCAAGGACAGGTGGTATCCACGATGTGGCAGCCCCGTTCGTTGAGCAGCTGCATCTCCTGCACCGTGGCGCCGAAGGCGGGAAGAATCACCACATCGCCGTTGGTGACGCCAGAAAAATCCTTGACGCCATCCTCAACTGGGATGAACTGCACGTTCATCTCGCGCAGGTGATCGTTCACCGAAGGGTTGTGGATGATCTCATTGGTGATCCACAGGCGCTCGCTGGGGTAGTGCTTGCGGGTTTCGTACGCCATGGCGACGGCTCGTTCCACGCCCCAGCAGAAGCCGAAGGCTTCGGCTAGGCGCACATTCAGGCGGCCATGGCTGAGCTTGTAGCCGTTTTCGCGGATGGATCCGATCAGACCGCTCTGATAGGCCTGCTCAAGGCTTCCCGCCACTTCCTCGGCCCGTCCGAACCCGCGTCGGTTGTAACGGTCGGAGTGATGCAAGGAGCGCTTGAAGGCGTGGGTATCCATGGGCGCGGCGGCAGTTCGGTGACTCTATGGGCTGTGGGCCATGGTCGTCTTCATGGAATGACCAGGGCGAGGTCATTCCCATGGGAGTGACCATTAGAAAACCCCGACCCGTGAGGGCCGGGGTTGATGGGTTCACGTGATGAACCTCAGTTGCCGGCAGAGGCGAAATCGGGATAAGCCTCCATTCCGTGCTCGCCGATGTCGAGACCGTTGATCTCTTCTTCTTCGGTAACACGGATGCCGCCGAACAGAGCACCGATGATGCTCCATGCGATCCAGCAGGTGACCAGCGTCCAGATGGCATAAGCCGCGCAGCCAACAGCTTGGATGCCCAGCTGAGAGATGCCGCCGCCGTTGAACAGGCCAATGCCGGTTGCACCGTCAACGCCCCAGAGGCCAACCACCAGGGTGCCCCAGACGCCGCACACGCCGTGAACGGAGAAGGCGCCGACAGGGTCATCGATGCCTGCGTTGTCGAGGGCTGCGACCGCGAACACCACGATGATGCCGCCGATCAGGCCAGCCACCCAGGCACCAACCATGGTCATGTTTCCGCAACCTGCGGTGATGCTCACCAGACCGGCAAGGATGCCGTTGATGATCATGGTGAGGTCAGGCTTGCCAGACGTGATAGTGGATACGATTGTGGCGCCAATGGCTCCACCAGCTGCGGCAAGGGTGGTTGTCACGGCCACATAAGCAACCGTTTCATCCATCCCAAGCACAGAGCCCGGGTTGAAGCCGTACCAGCCGATCCAGAGGATCAAGGCACCCAGTGTGGCGATGGCCATGTTGTGGCCAGGAATGGCTTGGGTGCGGCCATTCACGTATTTACCGATGCGGGGTCCGAGCAGCATGGCGCCAACCAGGCCAGCCCAGGCACCCACGGAGTGAACGATGGAGGAACCAGCGAAATCGATGAAACCAAGTTTCGCCAGCCAGCCATCGCCGTTCCACTGCCATGAGCCGGAAATCGGATAGATGAAGGCGGTGAGGACCAGCGCGAAGATCACAAACTCACCGAACTTGACGCGCTCAGCAACAAGTCCGGAAACGATGGTTGCGGCCGTTCCTGCGAAAGCAGCCTGGAAAAGGAAATCAACGGAAGGAACGAGGCTTCCATCCGTGACCATCTCGGGAGTCACCGTGGGATCAAAGAACAGTCCCAAAGCGCCACCTTTGCCGTAGTAAAGGATGCCGTCCCAGAAGGCGCTGCCATACATCAGCGAGAAGCCGATGAACCAGTAGGCAGTCACCGCCAGAGCGAAGACGAAGAGGTTCTTGGCAAGGATGTTGACTGCATTTTTCTGGCGACACATCCCGGCTTCCACCATGGCGAAGCCGGCGTTCATGAAGATCACCAGAATGGTTGCCACCAGCAACCAGAGATTGTTGGCGAGAAACGCTGCGTTCAGATCGGGGAGATCAGCAGCGTGGGCCGACAGGTTGAAGAGGCCCAGACCCACGAGGGCCACAGGCACGCAAGCGAGCCAGGTGAGCGAGCGGTTCGTGCGGAAGCCGCGAATGCTTCTCAGGAGAAGCATCGGTCCATTCAGGAGGCTGACCTCCTGAAGCCGCGACTTGCTCCGCCTGGAAGGCGTATGCAGAGCAGTTGTCATGAATGAGGAGCAGGGCTGCAATCACAGTGAGGATTTCCTCACCGCTTAGATAGCAATGTGCACCTCAACTGACACCTGGCAAGTGTCTGTTGTTACACAACTGATGCTGGGTATTGCAAATTGTGCATGCGCAGTAACGAACGCTGCATTTCACTTGTTAAGCGGTTTTGGAAGGCACACATCCCTCGTCCCTTCCCAAAGCACGCGATCGGCTTCAAAGCGAAAACAACACGGGAGCACTTCAACGCCGCAGGCCATGGCTTCGCGGAAGAGCTCCCCATAGCGCGGGTCGGCGATGTCGCCTGGAGCAAAACCCGTCACATCCGGTCGGCTCAGGCAAGGCACCAGCACGCCGCGAGCCTCTGGCAGCACATGCATCAGTTCCTGCAGGTGTTTCTGACCGCGCTCTGTGACGGTGTCAGGGAAGAGGGCCAATGGGCCGTCGCTCCAGGTGGTGTTTTTGACCTCGAGATAGATCGGACGCTGATCTTCGGCGCTGGCATCCGGAGTGAGCAACAGGTCGATGCGACTGCGGCGGTTCTCGCCGTAGGCCACCTCAGCCCGGATTCCAGCAATCGCACCCAGCTGCTGCTCCAGGCAGCCGGCTTCGATCGTTGCCCGGATCAAACGGTTGGGTAGTGCGGTGTTGATGCCCACCCAGCAAGGCGTCCCGTCGGCACCGGGAACTTCCGCCTGCTCCCAGGTCCAGGCCAGCTTGCGCTTGGGGGAGGGGGCGTAGCGCATCCGCACCCTGCCACCGGGATGCAGCACTCCGGTCATGGGACCGGTGTTAGCGCAGTGGGCCGTCACAACGGTCCCGTCCTCGAGTTCAACGTCTGCCAGAAAGCGTTTGTAGCGCTTGATCAGGACGCCCTCCGTCAAGGGTTCGAATGCGAGCAGCGGGGTGACGGTCATCGGGGCGGGCTGGCTGCCGCCATCGTGCCTTGTACATGCACCGAGAATCCCCGCATGTGATGGAAGAGGCCTGCGGGCGTCAATGGCGAGATCCCTTAAGCGCATTGCCCTGGTGGTCACCTATGGCACCCTCCTGAGCAAAGGAGGTGGGTTGATTCGCCAACTGGTAATCGCTGCCGCCTTCGGCGTTGGTGCGGCCTATGACGCCTACAACTACGCATACGTGCTGCCTGGCTTTCTGCTGATCCTGCTTGGAGGGATCAATGGGCCGTTCCACAGCGCCATGGTCAGCGTGTTGAGCCGTCGCCCCCGCGACGAGGGAGCCCACATCCTCGCGGCGCTCAACACCACGGTGAGTGCCCTTTTGCTCGCGGTGACGGCGGTTCTGGTGCTGGCGGCAGAACCATTGATCACGCTTGTGGGGCCGGGACTGTCTCCTGAACTGCATGGGATTGCCGTCGCGCAGTTGCAGGTGATGGCTCCGATGGCCTTGCTGGCTGGCTTGATCGGCCTCGGTTTCGGGTCCTTGAACGCGGCGGATGAATTTTGGATTCCTGCCATCTCTCCGCTGATGTCGAGCCTGGCTCTGATCGTTGGGGTGGGTCTGCTCTGGTGGCAACTGGGTGCCTCGATCGCTGAACCCATCCATGCGCTTTGGGGTGGCGTGGTGCTGGCGTTGGCCACGCTTGTGGGGGCCCTGTTGCAATGGTTGCTCCAGCTGCCGGCGCTGGCGCGCCAGGGTTTGGCGCGTCTGCGCCTGGTGTGGGACTGGCGTCATCCCGGGGTTCGCGAGGTCTGGCGCGTGATGGGTCCGGCAACGCTCTCGTCGGGGATGCTTCAGATCAACGTGTTCACGGACCTGTTTTTTGCGTCGGGAATCTTCGGTGCAGCCGCCGGACTCGGCTACGCGAATCTCCTGGTCCAGACCCCTCTGGGTCTGATCTCCAATGCCTTGCTGGTGCCGCTACTGCCGACTTTTTCTCGCCTGACGGCTCTGGAAGATCGTCCTCAGCTGATCGCCAGAATTCGTCAGGGGGTGATGTTGTCAACGGCCTCCATGCTGCCGCTCGGCGCGTTGTTTCTGGCCCTGGCGGCGCCGATCGTGGCGCTCGTCTATGAGCGTGGTGCCTTTGATCAGCAGGCGGTGCAGCTGGTCACTGGGTTGCTGATGGCCTACGGCATCGGCATGCCGGCCTATCTGGGCCGGGATGTGCTGGTGCGGGTGTTCTATGCCCTCGGTGATGCGACAACGCCCTTCCGTCTTTCCGTGGCGGGCATTGGTCTGAATGTGCTTTTTGACTGGGCTCTGGTGGGTGGCCCCACGCCCTGGGGATCGCAGTTGCCGATCAATTTCGGCGCGCCCGGTCTCGTGTTGGCCACCGTTCTGATCAATCTGCTCACCTGTGTGGTGCTGTTGCTGGCGCTTCAGGCACGTCTCGGTGGGCTGCCGCTGAGGGAATGGGGCTTGGACACCATCAAGCTGATCCTGGCTGCGGTCGGCGCAGGTCTCTTCGCCTGGGGCCTCAGTGTTGGCCTCGCTTGGCCGGAGCATCTGATCGGACGTGGTCTCCAGGTGGCGCTTCCCGGGAGCCTGGGGCTGCTGCTCTTTATGGTTTTTGGTCAGGCTCTGGGCGTGCCGGAAGTGAACCAGATCAGTGGTGGCCTGCGGGGCAGGCTTATCCGTCGGTGAGCCGCACCGCGCGCTCCTCGCGCACTTGGATGGGTAGCTCGAGGTGTTGGCGTCCGATTACCTGTGGTCCTTCCACCGAGAGAATCCGCGCCTCGATGCCGAATTCGCGGAAGGCCGTATCGATCTCCTGGATCAAGGCTTTTTCAACCTGCGCTTCGGGATCGACAACCTTGCCAATCAGCCGTTCGCCCAGCCGACCAATTCTCTGGCGCACCACCTCTCTGGCGTTGGTGACCTCGATGATGAGCACGGGCACTCCAGGTTCTCAGCAACCTTATCGGCAGTGGTCCTCAAGAATCTGCTCGAGTTCGCAAAGTTGAGAGGACGGCAACAGGCGTGCCAGGGGTAGACGGCTGCTGCCGCCTCCAATCGGAACCTGCACGGCTTCGAGGGCACGCCGAGCACAAATGGCGGGGCCCTGGTCGAGAAGAGCGCTGCATTCAATGGCAAGCGTTTCGGCCAGGCCAGCGTCCCTGAGATACAGATGCCAGCCCGCCACCTGCAGATACAGACGGTCGCCCAGTGCAGCGGTGAGGTCCTGCAGATCAGCAGCGTCCAGGGTCATGGCGATGGCGAGGCTGCCGTCATGTTGCTCTCAGGATGCGGAGCTGTCCGCATCCTTACCTGGACGCAAGCGCAGAACGATCACCAGGTGGGTGATCAGTGCAGCAAGCCAAAGCTCGCTGAACAGGTCGAGATGACCCCAGGGTTGGCGCATTTCCTGGATAAACCAAAGCCCACTGTTCACTGCTGCAAACACCATGGCGTGCAGCACGAAATTCACCACTCGATTGAAGTGGCGGTACGTGGGATCGGTGGGGTCAGCGGGGCCGTACCAGCGGATGGGCATGGGGATGGGCCGTTGCAGTGAAGTGATTGTGGCGTGGGGATGGACCCCTGTTGACGAAGGGCACCTCTGTGGGGTCAGATGGTGTCACGCAAGCGCTTGTAGCTCAGCGGATTAGAGCATCTGACTACGGATCAGAGGGTCGGGAGTTCGAATCTCTCCAGGCGCGCTTTCAAACTGCCTCCGGGCAGTTTTTTTTTGTCTTTTTCGACAAACAGGGCCCGTTGCTTACGATTTAGGCAACGCAACATTGCAAGGCATGACGGATTTCGCTTCGGCCCCGATCAATGCATCCTTGGCCGCCATGGATCCGGCCATCGCTGGCCTGATCGATCAGGAGCAGAAGCGGCAGGAGACCCACCTCGAACTGATCGCCTCTGAGAATTTCGCGTCCCGCGCTGTGATGGAAGCGCAGGGTTCCGTGCTCACCAACAAGTACGCCGAAGGTCTCCCCAGCAAGCGCTACTACGGCGGTTGTGAGCACGTCGATGCCATCGAAGAACTGGCGATCGATCGAGCGAAAGAGCTGTTTGGTGCTGCCTGGGCGAATGTGCAGCCCCACAGTGGTGCGCAAGCCAATTTCGCGGTCTTTCTGGCTCTGCTGCAGCCTGGCGACACGATCATGGGACTCGATCTCTCCCATGGCGGACACCTCACCCATGGCTCGCCGGTCAATGTCAGCGGCAAGTGGTTCAACGTTGTCCAGTACGGCGTCGACAAGCACTCCCAGCGCCTCGACATGGAGGCCATCCGTCAGCTGGCGTTGGAGCACAAGCCAAAGCTGATCGTCTGCGGCTACTCCGCCTATCCCCGCATCATCGATTTCGCCGCCTTCCGTGCCATCGCTGACGAGGTCGGTGCCTACCTGCTGGCCGATATGGCCCACATCGCTGGTCTCGTGGCAGCTGGTGTGCATCCCAGCCCCGTGCCCCACTGCGATGTGGTCACGACCACCACGCACAAAACCCTTCGGGGGCCTCGCGGAGGTCTGATTCTCTGCCGTGATGCCGAGTTCGCCAAAAAGTTCGACAAGGCCGTGTTCCCCGGAAGCCAGGGCGGTCCTCTTGAGCATGTAATTGCGGCAAAAGCCGTTGCCTTCGGTGAGGCTCTGCAGCCGGCGTTCAAGCAGTACAGCCAGCAGGTGGTCGCCAATGCCTCAGCGCTTGCGGAACGTCTGGTGGCCCGCGGCATCGATGTGGTGAGCGGTGGCACCGACAACCACGTGGTGCTGCTCGACCTGCGCGGCATCGGCATGACTGGCAAGGTCGCCGACCTCCTGGTCAGTGATGTGCACATCACGGCCAACAAGAACACTGTGCCCTTTGATCCCGAATCCCCCTTCGTGACCAGCGGTCTGCGCCTCGGTACCGCCGCGTTGACCACGCGCGGTTTTGATGTCGAGGCCTTCCGCGAGGTGGCCGATGTGATCGCTGATCGTTTGCTCAATCCCGAGGATGATTCGATTCAGGCCCGTTGCTTGGAGCGAGTGGCAAGCCTCTGCAGCCGTTTTCCTCTGTACGCCACGGCTGCAGAGCCGGCGCTTGTCTGACTGGACCACACCCCCTTGGATCCACTCCAAGGGGCTGCCTAGGATTGCCCCATTACGGTCCGTACAGGGCTGCCACCTCCGGAGTTTTGCGTGACTCTCGCGAGCACTCCTCTCGCAGTCGCCATCGGGATCTTCGTCGTTTCGGCGTTGATCACCACGGTGATTGCGCCGGTGGTGCGGCGGCTGGGGTTGCTGCATGGATTCACCGACACGCCTGATCCGCGCAAGCAGCACAGCGTTCCCATGGTGCGTTTGGGTGGAGTGGCCATGGTGTTGGGCTTTTGTTTGGCCCTGGGGTTGACCTGGCTGGTCGGTGGATTCGGACTGCTCTCCCCAGCCCGCGATCAATTGATCTGGACCACGCTCGCGGGTTCGCTCTGCTTCTTCGTGATCGGTCTGGCTGACGACCTCTTTTCGCTCTCGCCCTGGCCGCGGCTTGCAGGTCAAGTGGCTGTTGCTGTGGTGGTCTGGTCGCAGGGGGTGCAGATCGGTGCGATCGATCTCCCCTGGTTGTCCAGCAGCGCAGAGGCGTTGGTGCTGCCCGACATGATCAGCCTCTTGGCCACGGTGATCTGGCTGGTTGGAATCACCAATGCCATCAACTGGTTGGATGGGCTGGATGGTCTTGCCGCCGGAGTGGCGGGCATTGCGGCCATCGGTCTCGTGTCGGTGAGCTTCTCTTTGCATCAGGTCGCTGCAGCGTTTCTCGCTGCAGCGCTCGCCGGATCCTGCTTCGGCTTTCTCCGGCACAACTTCAATCCCGCCCGCATTTTCATGGGCGACGGGGGGTCTTATTTCCTTGGTTTCAGCTTGGCTGCCATCAGCATCGTGGGCCCCGCCAAGGGGCTGACCACCGTCAGCCTGCTGCTGCCGCTGCTGATTCTCTCTCTGCCCTTGGCTGACATGTCGGCCGTGATCATGGGGCGGCTCCGCTCAGGACGATCTCCCTTCTATCCCGATCGCCGCCATCTGCATCACCGGCTGCTCAGGGCCGGATTCAGTCATCGCCGAACCGTGCTGCTCATTTACGTGTTCACCCAGTGGCTCGCAGCCATCGCGATGGTGGTGGCCAATGTGGAGATGCGTTTTCTCTGGCTCGGTCTTGCCACAGCGATTCTGGTCGGCACCGTCGTGGTGATTCAGCGTCAACGGGGCGACGCGCTCGAGTCTGAAGCTGTGCTCACTTCGAGTGATTCGTCAGTTCCGGAGGATTGTCCCCAGTCCTGCTGTTCCGACCCCCATGGTTGAGAGATCTCAGCCCTTCGGTGTGGAAATCCTCTGCGTCGGCACGGAGCTGCTGCTGGGCAACATCCTTAATGGCAATGCCCGCTGGCTGGCAGAAGAGCTTTCGGCCTTGGGGCTACCGCATTACCGGCAGACCGTGATCGGCGACAACCGTGAACGGTTGATCGCCCAGATTCAAGAGATTGCAGGACGCTCGCGGGTGTTGATCACCACCGGTGGGTTGGGCCCCACTCCCGATGACCTCACTACCGAAGCGATTGCCGCTGCGTTTTCAACGCCCCTTGAGGAGCGGCCGGAGGTCTGGGCTGACATCACGGCGAAGTCACGCAGTCGTGGTCGGGAGCCCAGCGTTGAGACCCGTCGTCAGGCCTTGCTGCCTCAAGGCGCAGCAGTGCTGCCCAACCCCACCGGGACTGCTCCGGGAATGATCTGGTCACCTGTGGAAGGGTTCACGCTGCTGACCTTCCCTGGTGTTCCGAGTGAGATGCGGGCGATGTGGCAACAGACGGCTGCACCCTGGTTTCGTCAGTCTGGTCTGTCCACTGGTGCTTACGTCAGCCGCATGCTGCGGTTCTGGGGGATCGGCGAATCGGCGCTGGCTGCGCAGGTTGGCGATCTGCTCGATCAGTCCAATCCAACGGTGGCACCGTATGCAGGCCGCGGAGAGGTGAAACTGCGAATCACGGCGCAGGCCGCGTCCGAGGCCGAGGCGCAGCGTTTGGTGATGGCCACGGAAGACGATCTGCGCCAGCGCACCGGCCAGCTCTGTTTCGGGGTCGATGATCAATCGCTGGCCAGCATTGTGCTTGCGCAACTGCGTCGACGCGGTCAGACCCTGGCAGTGGCTGAGTCCTGCACCGGAGGGGGGCTGGGCGCCGAGCTCACCGCTGTGCCTGGATCGTCGGACGTCCTTCTCGGCGGGGTGATTGCCTACTCCAATGCCATCAAGAACAAGGTGCTCGGTGTGCCGGAAGCTCTGCTTGAGCAGTTCGGTGCCGTCAGCGATCCTGTCGCTGAGGCGATGGCGGAGGGCGTCCGTCGCCTCACAGACAGTGACTGGTCTCTGGCCATTACGGGGATTGCGGGGCCAGGTGGTGGCACCGAGTCCAAACCGGTGGGTTTGGTGCATCTCGCTGTTGCTGGCCCCGATGGATGTGAGAGTCATCCCATCAGACTCGGCTCCAGCCGCGGTCGTGACTGGATCCGCATGGTCAGTGCCGGTGAGGTGCTCAACCGCCTGCGGCTGCGGCTGATCGCATCGAATTCCTGATAGCTGGCCATCTAGGGTTGGCTGTTCACAGCTGGCCTGGAATGAGCAGCGGAACCCTTTACGACAAGGTCTGGGATCTGCATCGTGTCGCGGATCTGCCTGGCGGAGCCACACAGCTGTTCATCGGTCTGCACCTGATTCATGAGGTGACCAGCCCCCAGGCTTTTGCTGCTCTCGACGAGAAAGGTCTGTCGGTGCGCTGTCCTGAGCGCACGGTGGCCACCGTTGACCACATCGTTCCCACCCTCAGCCAGGCTCGCCCGTTCGCTGATCCTCTGGCGGAGGAAATGCTCAGCACGCTGGAGCGCAACTGCGAACGTCATGGCATCACCCTCAATGGCCTCGGTAGTGGTCGCCAGGGGATCGTGCACGTGATTGCTCCCGAGCTGGGCCTCACCCAACCGGGAATGACTGTGGCTTGCGGTGACTCGCACACCTCCACCCATGGCGCCTTCGGTGCGATTGCTTTCGGGATCGGCACCAGTCAGGTGAGGGATGTGCTTGCGAGCCAGAGCCTGACGATGAACAAGCTCAAGGTGCGCCGGATCTGGGTGGAGAACCGTCTCAGCGAGGGTGTGTTCGCCAAGGATCTGATTCTCCATGTCATCCGCACTCTCGGGGTGAAGGCAGGGGTCGGTCATGCCTACGAATTCGCGGGACCCGCAATCGACGCCCTGTCGATGGAGGAGCGCATGACCCTCTGCAACATGGCGATTGAAGGTGGTGCGCGCTGCGGCTACGTGAACCCTGATCAGGTCACCTTCGACTACCTCAAGGGCCGAGCTGAGGCACCTGCGGAGGGACTGTGGGATCGAGCCGTCACGTGGTGGCGCTCGCTGGCCACAGATGCTGATGCTTGCTTTGACGACGAGATCCGTTTCGACGCTGCCACCATTGCTCCTACGGTGACCT
This region of Synechococcus sp. NOUM97013 genomic DNA includes:
- the purH gene encoding bifunctional phosphoribosylaminoimidazolecarboxamide formyltransferase/IMP cyclohydrolase, producing MAPTALLSVSDKRGLVPLAEALHHRFGYQLLSSGGTAKVLQDAGLPVTKVADHTGAPEILGGRVKTLHPRIHGGILARRGDAAHEADLVAQNIDPIDVVVVNLYPFRETVADPAVSWDKAIENIDIGGPTMVRSAAKNHEHVAVLTAPDQYDRVLAALEVSGGALNASVRRQLALEAFAHTAAYDAAITRWMQARPELDLEPETSAAALPWLEALPLRQQLRYGENPHQKAGWYSAETSGWGGAVQLQGKELSTNNLLDLEAALATVREFGYGSGGLHPASRAAAVVVKHTNPCGVAVGDGTATALTRALDADRVSAFGGIVALNGCVDAAAAKELTSLFLECVVAPSFAPEAREILSAKGNLRLLELAPEAIDAAGRDHVRSILGGVLVQDLDDELVTPDDWTVATDRAPTATERDDLCFAWQLVRHVRSNAIVVARDGQSLGVGAGQMNRVGSARIALEAAGARAKGAVLASDGFFPFDDTVRLAAEHGITAVIHPGGSKRDDDSIRACNELGVAMLLTGRRHFLH
- a CDS encoding DUF4079 domain-containing protein translates to MPATLSFGLNFVHPLMMWSLLAAGGYAMYLGIKAKKVRTGTAEQRKALLPGKFAQRHYLWGSALLAFMVFGTIGGMAVTYLNNGKLFVGPHLLVGLAMTAMIAGAAALSPLMQRGNLIARKAHVGLNMGLLTLFLWQAVSGMEILNRIWENR
- a CDS encoding DUF1997 domain-containing protein, which gives rise to MLLLSRPSADTLRSRQDQDPQVRCYRSHFSDRMEMRADPQTVSAYLDQHEGWFRRCAAPMDVEAIDAQAYALTLGRFGNFGFEVEPTIGLRLLPRDNDQYAIETVALPDLDPSLAKLYDVDFQASLGLVNDQLDPSGLAQTWVSWTLDLTVWVALPRVITMLPDRLVQSSGDHLLRQIVRQISRRLTWKVQEDFHASHGLACPPRRRAAF
- a CDS encoding 4-hydroxy-3-methylbut-2-enyl diphosphate reductase is translated as MDTHAFKRSLHHSDRYNRRGFGRAEEVAGSLEQAYQSGLIGSIRENGYKLSHGRLNVRLAEAFGFCWGVERAVAMAYETRKHYPSERLWITNEIIHNPSVNDHLREMNVQFIPVEDGVKDFSGVTNGDVVILPAFGATVQEMQLLNERGCHIVDTTCPWVSKVWNTVEKHKKHTFTSIIHGKVKHEETLATSSFAGTYLVVLDLEEAQIVADYILGKGERSSFMARFSKACSPGFDPDRDLERLGVANQTTMLKRETEEIGRLFERTMLSKFGPTQLNEHFLAFNTICDATQERQDAMFSLVDEPLDLMVVIGGYNSSNTTHLQEIAISRGIRSFHIDTPERISEDNSIEHKPLGEDLTRDHNFLPSGPINVGITSGASTPDRVVEHVIQRLIALSDEN
- a CDS encoding ammonium transporter; this encodes MTTALHTPSRRSKSRLQEVSLLNGPMLLLRSIRGFRTNRSLTWLACVPVALVGLGLFNLSAHAADLPDLNAAFLANNLWLLVATILVIFMNAGFAMVEAGMCRQKNAVNILAKNLFVFALAVTAYWFIGFSLMYGSAFWDGILYYGKGGALGLFFDPTVTPEMVTDGSLVPSVDFLFQAAFAGTAATIVSGLVAERVKFGEFVIFALVLTAFIYPISGSWQWNGDGWLAKLGFIDFAGSSIVHSVGAWAGLVGAMLLGPRIGKYVNGRTQAIPGHNMAIATLGALILWIGWYGFNPGSVLGMDETVAYVAVTTTLAAAGGAIGATIVSTITSGKPDLTMIINGILAGLVSITAGCGNMTMVGAWVAGLIGGIIVVFAVAALDNAGIDDPVGAFSVHGVCGVWGTLVVGLWGVDGATGIGLFNGGGISQLGIQAVGCAAYAIWTLVTCWIAWSIIGALFGGIRVTEEEEINGLDIGEHGMEAYPDFASAGN